Proteins co-encoded in one Ruegeria sp. HKCCD4315 genomic window:
- a CDS encoding GNAT family N-acetyltransferase, which produces MPDTGPSFTVKLAETEAELQAAQRLRYDVFVRELGGGGDLVDHEAGLERDRFDPYFDHMLAYDDGTDEIIGVYRMLPGERAAEVGQFYSEDEYDLTVLKNSGRKLLELGRSCVHPDYRGGTAMYHLWNGLAAYVTEREIEVLFGVASFHGTDVTTLAQPLSMLHHNHLAPPELRVRAQPDVFQSMDLVAKDDLDRRAAMVQVPALIKAYLRLGGFVGEGAFIDHKFNTTDVCLILDTARLNDRQRRIYSGA; this is translated from the coding sequence ATGCCGGATACAGGCCCATCCTTTACCGTCAAGCTGGCCGAAACCGAGGCAGAGCTGCAGGCTGCGCAACGTCTGCGTTATGACGTCTTTGTGCGTGAACTCGGTGGTGGTGGCGATTTGGTGGATCACGAGGCGGGGTTAGAGAGAGACCGGTTTGACCCCTATTTCGATCACATGTTGGCCTATGACGACGGCACTGACGAAATCATTGGCGTTTACAGGATGTTACCGGGTGAACGTGCAGCAGAGGTGGGCCAATTCTATTCAGAAGATGAATATGATCTGACGGTTTTGAAAAACAGTGGCCGCAAGTTGCTGGAACTGGGCCGGTCCTGTGTGCATCCCGACTATCGTGGTGGCACCGCCATGTATCATCTTTGGAACGGGCTGGCGGCCTATGTCACGGAACGTGAGATCGAAGTGCTGTTCGGGGTCGCAAGCTTTCACGGCACGGACGTCACAACGCTGGCGCAACCTTTATCCATGTTGCATCACAACCATCTGGCTCCGCCCGAATTGCGGGTGCGCGCGCAGCCTGACGTTTTTCAATCCATGGATCTGGTCGCTAAGGACGACTTGGACAGGCGGGCGGCCATGGTTCAGGTGCCTGCTTTGATCAAAGCTTACCTGAGACTTGGCGGTTTTGTGGGTGAAGGCGCCTTTATCGATCACAAATTTAACACCACCGATGTGTGCCTGATACTTGACACTGCGCGTTTGAACGACCGACAGCGCCGTATCTACAGCGGGGCCTGA
- a CDS encoding lysophospholipid acyltransferase family protein, translated as MNDPLWNSEDEPDPIDLGVIGWLLVFLRGLPLAVLVFGGLIVLLAVRMVEYPLCGVRRPVTPFITQFVCRNAFRILGMGFRTSGVLMQEQGAVVANHTSWLDIFALNARKRVYFVSKAEVAKWPGIGWLARATGTVFIQRDRAKAKEQTKLFETRLKAGHKLLFFPEGTSTDGLRVLPFKTTLFAAFFADELRDFMYIQPVSVVFHAPKKQPKRFYGWWGDMEFGPHLLKTLGARRQGSVELIYHAPAKVSDFENRKALAAHCEEAVRHAHALALLEK; from the coding sequence GTGAACGATCCGCTTTGGAACAGTGAGGATGAACCCGATCCGATCGACCTTGGAGTGATTGGTTGGCTGTTGGTATTCCTTCGAGGACTGCCTCTGGCCGTTCTGGTCTTTGGTGGCTTGATCGTGCTTTTGGCCGTACGAATGGTTGAGTATCCGTTGTGCGGGGTGCGCAGACCCGTCACGCCTTTCATCACGCAATTTGTGTGCCGGAACGCATTTCGCATTCTTGGCATGGGATTCCGAACCTCTGGCGTGTTGATGCAAGAGCAGGGGGCGGTGGTCGCCAATCATACCTCTTGGTTGGACATTTTTGCCCTGAACGCGCGTAAGAGGGTCTATTTTGTATCCAAGGCCGAAGTCGCGAAATGGCCCGGAATCGGATGGTTGGCCCGCGCCACCGGCACCGTGTTCATCCAACGGGATCGTGCAAAAGCCAAAGAACAGACCAAACTGTTCGAGACCCGCCTGAAAGCGGGCCACAAGCTGTTGTTCTTTCCCGAAGGTACTTCGACGGATGGATTGCGGGTTTTGCCATTCAAAACAACGCTTTTCGCTGCGTTCTTCGCAGATGAGTTGCGCGACTTCATGTATATCCAACCGGTTTCGGTTGTTTTTCATGCGCCCAAAAAGCAACCCAAACGGTTTTACGGCTGGTGGGGCGATATGGAATTCGGCCCGCATTTGCTCAAGACACTTGGGGCGCGCAGGCAGGGTTCTGTTGAGCTGATTTATCACGCTCCGGCAAAGGTTAGTGACTTTGAAAACCGAAAGGCACTGGCGGCACATTGCGAAGAGGCGGTCAGGCACGCCCATGCTTTGGCTTTGCTTGAAAAATAA